In one window of Sandaracinaceae bacterium DNA:
- a CDS encoding TonB-dependent receptor, with the protein MRTGLIVIVILCLASPAVRAQDGAAPPAGDGADSPHELDEIVVTTAGRRAQSRSDAVVATEVIDRETLRDNGAENVAEALEDLPGIEIIPALQGSTVRMQGLDPQHTLILIDGEPVIGRSDGALDLTRIALQDVERIEIVRGASSALYGSAAHGGVINIITRRGSAPFAMDGRLSLGTYDPYALEGATLDLGLGAAVRRRDFRARVDAGVHRVGAYDLDPSDVATTGSEVTQYDGALSLGQHVGNTDLGLRLRLSRRDLVGIDASATGAVYDRHNRIDEVGLGGTLATEFARGTFATQVYFTQFRDQFVLDQRGSAQEDLDQTTRQRLGEVSAQYAYVSDDGRHTLTLGADVQQESLLADRLSRKGHRTRVAPFAQYEWVAQEDVNFVVAPGLRVDVDSQFGAFASPKLALRLDPHESLVLRGSAGRGFRAPNFKELYLSFENPSVGYRVIGNPSVHPETSWSFQLEGEWQATEAVGLRVSLYRNQIDDLIDTQLDETAANVVYTYVNTSSAITQGSELSVRLRPARGLDLQLTYVFLDARDLQRERALSGRPRHRGTFRVRYAVPGTGFSAVVRGSVVGERPFYETDASGDTQEVRDDPYLSLDARVEQTLGDYVAVFAGADNLAGAGGRYLNIRPRGFYAGLRLDY; encoded by the coding sequence ATGCGCACTGGCCTCATCGTCATCGTCATCCTGTGCCTCGCCTCGCCTGCGGTGCGCGCGCAAGACGGTGCCGCGCCACCCGCGGGGGATGGCGCGGACTCGCCCCACGAGCTCGACGAGATCGTCGTCACCACGGCAGGGCGCCGCGCGCAGTCGCGCTCGGACGCCGTGGTGGCCACGGAGGTCATCGACCGCGAGACCCTGCGCGACAACGGCGCCGAGAACGTGGCCGAGGCGCTCGAGGACCTGCCCGGCATCGAGATCATCCCCGCGCTCCAGGGCAGCACCGTGCGCATGCAGGGCCTCGACCCGCAGCACACGCTCATCCTGATCGACGGGGAGCCGGTCATCGGGCGCTCGGACGGCGCGCTCGACCTCACGCGCATCGCGCTGCAGGACGTGGAGCGCATCGAGATCGTGCGGGGCGCCAGCTCCGCGCTCTATGGCAGCGCGGCGCACGGCGGGGTGATCAACATCATCACGCGGCGGGGCAGCGCGCCCTTCGCCATGGACGGGCGGCTCTCGCTCGGCACCTACGACCCCTACGCGCTCGAGGGGGCCACGCTCGACCTCGGGCTGGGGGCCGCGGTGCGCAGGCGCGACTTCCGCGCGCGAGTGGACGCCGGCGTGCACCGGGTCGGCGCGTACGACCTCGACCCCTCGGACGTGGCCACGACGGGCAGCGAGGTGACGCAGTACGACGGCGCGCTCAGCCTGGGCCAGCACGTGGGAAACACCGACCTTGGCCTGCGCCTGCGCCTGTCGCGTCGGGACCTCGTCGGCATCGACGCCAGCGCCACGGGGGCCGTGTACGACCGCCACAACCGCATCGACGAGGTGGGTCTCGGGGGCACGCTCGCGACGGAGTTCGCGCGCGGGACGTTCGCCACGCAGGTCTACTTCACGCAGTTCCGCGACCAGTTCGTGCTGGACCAGCGCGGCAGCGCGCAGGAGGACCTGGACCAGACCACGCGCCAGCGCCTGGGCGAGGTCAGCGCGCAGTACGCGTACGTGAGCGACGATGGCCGACACACCCTGACGCTCGGCGCGGACGTGCAGCAGGAGTCCCTGCTGGCGGACCGCCTGAGCCGCAAGGGGCACCGCACGCGCGTCGCGCCCTTCGCGCAGTACGAGTGGGTGGCGCAGGAGGACGTGAACTTCGTCGTGGCGCCTGGCCTGCGCGTGGACGTGGACTCGCAGTTCGGCGCGTTCGCGTCACCCAAGCTGGCGCTACGACTGGACCCACACGAATCGCTGGTGTTGCGCGGCAGCGCGGGGCGGGGCTTCCGCGCGCCCAACTTCAAGGAGCTGTACCTCAGCTTCGAGAACCCGAGCGTGGGCTACCGCGTCATCGGCAACCCCAGCGTCCACCCGGAGACCTCATGGAGCTTCCAGCTGGAGGGTGAGTGGCAGGCCACAGAGGCCGTGGGGCTGCGCGTGTCGCTCTACCGCAACCAGATCGACGACCTGATCGACACGCAGCTCGACGAGACGGCGGCCAACGTCGTCTACACCTACGTGAACACCAGCTCGGCCATCACGCAGGGGAGCGAGCTCTCGGTGCGCCTGCGTCCCGCGCGCGGCCTCGACCTGCAGCTGACCTACGTGTTTCTGGACGCACGTGACCTGCAGCGCGAGCGCGCGCTGTCTGGGCGGCCCCGTCACCGCGGCACCTTCCGGGTGCGCTACGCCGTCCCGGGGACCGGCTTCTCGGCGGTCGTGCGCGGCTCGGTCGTGGGCGAGCGCCCCTTCTACGAGACCGACGCGAGCGGCGACACGCAGGAGGTGCGGGACGACCCCTACCTCTCGCTGGACGCGCGGGTCGAGCAGACCCTCGGCGACTACGTCGCGGTGTTCGCGGGCGCGGACAACCTCGCGGGCGCAGGGGGCCGCTACCTCAACATTCGCCCGCGCGGGTTCTACGCGGGCCTTCGACTCGACTACTGA
- a CDS encoding response regulator transcription factor, protein MQRPLRVIVADDEKMARKRVLRLLEALGPVDLVAECRSGDEVLRHLDPARVDVALLDIDMPGANGLEVAELARLRGVPVIFLTAHEQHAVAAFDHGALHYLLKPVDATQLARALDRLPARSPADEAESTSATRATSPAAPLERVALTVRGDVVLLAPHAITHALYDGELVTVHTAERAYITDESLQDLEARIASPLVLRVQRRAILNLARVQRLRGQTSGGYVAVLDTGAEVPVSRQAARDLRKRLGI, encoded by the coding sequence GTGCAGCGCCCGCTGCGGGTGATCGTCGCCGACGACGAGAAGATGGCGCGCAAGCGTGTGCTGCGGCTGCTCGAGGCCCTCGGTCCCGTGGACCTCGTCGCGGAGTGCCGCTCCGGCGACGAGGTCCTGCGCCACCTCGACCCGGCACGCGTGGACGTCGCCCTCTTGGACATCGACATGCCGGGCGCGAACGGGCTCGAGGTGGCGGAGCTGGCCCGCCTGCGCGGCGTACCGGTCATCTTCCTGACCGCGCACGAGCAGCACGCCGTGGCGGCGTTCGATCACGGCGCGCTGCACTACCTGCTGAAGCCAGTCGACGCGACCCAGCTCGCGCGCGCCCTCGACCGCCTGCCGGCGCGCTCGCCCGCAGACGAGGCTGAGAGCACGTCGGCAACACGCGCAACGTCGCCAGCAGCGCCCCTCGAGCGCGTGGCGCTCACCGTCCGCGGCGACGTGGTGCTGCTGGCGCCCCACGCCATCACGCACGCGCTCTACGACGGGGAGCTGGTCACCGTGCACACCGCCGAGCGGGCATACATCACGGACGAGTCCCTCCAGGACCTCGAGGCGCGCATCGCGAGCCCGCTGGTGCTGCGCGTGCAGCGCCGCGCGATCCTGAACCTCGCCCGGGTGCAACGCCTGCGAGGCCAGACCAGCGGCGGCTACGTGGCCGTGCTCGACACAGGGGCGGAGGTGCCCGTCTCCCGTCAAGCCGCCCGCGACCTGCGCAAGCGCCTCGGGATCTGA
- a CDS encoding histidine kinase has protein sequence MTLPPPTRAEDPSWASTLRALGEPRRALPIASASAALVGTEWFATHSAVATASLAAFLVAFVLTVPAASRWARAGGLDPVHVTLYGLLCVLLVGVTTLVLPASLHFESYVAHPPAAIAIFGLASIAGWVLGRDIDLAAGLSDALEHSALLTRETEDARLLALRQHLDPHFLFNTLQAIAEWCREDPAVAEQALLELSRMLRTLFEGIRVPFWPLSRELDVLLALQRLYALRDDERYALVAELMALGAAHETSEPASDPTGEGARTVSALPVPPLVLLPLFENALTHGGAGAPLRLSVTAADGTLRVRLWNAGAFAGMRAGGTGIETVERRLALAYGSRASLQVMPEAWEGVAGTATVVTLPLAKTTPRVAQGATA, from the coding sequence GTGACCCTGCCCCCGCCGACCCGCGCCGAGGACCCCTCGTGGGCGTCGACCCTGCGCGCGCTGGGAGAGCCGCGCCGCGCGCTCCCGATCGCCTCGGCGTCGGCTGCGCTCGTGGGCACGGAGTGGTTTGCGACCCACAGCGCCGTGGCCACCGCCAGCCTCGCCGCGTTCCTGGTGGCCTTCGTGCTCACCGTACCTGCCGCTTCCCGCTGGGCCCGCGCCGGGGGGCTCGACCCCGTGCACGTGACTCTGTACGGACTGCTGTGTGTGCTCCTGGTGGGCGTCACGACGCTGGTGCTCCCCGCCTCGCTGCACTTCGAGTCGTACGTGGCGCACCCGCCAGCGGCCATCGCCATCTTCGGGCTCGCGTCCATCGCGGGCTGGGTGCTGGGGCGGGACATCGACCTCGCCGCGGGCCTGAGTGATGCCCTCGAGCACAGCGCCCTGCTCACCCGTGAGACGGAGGACGCGCGCCTCCTCGCCCTGCGCCAGCACTTGGACCCCCACTTCCTGTTCAACACGCTGCAGGCCATCGCGGAGTGGTGCCGCGAGGACCCCGCGGTCGCCGAGCAAGCGCTGTTGGAGCTGTCGCGCATGTTGCGCACGCTCTTCGAGGGCATCCGTGTGCCCTTCTGGCCGCTCTCCCGAGAGCTCGACGTTTTGCTGGCGTTGCAGCGGCTCTACGCGCTGCGCGACGACGAGCGCTACGCGCTGGTGGCGGAGCTGATGGCCCTCGGGGCGGCCCACGAGACCAGCGAGCCGGCTTCGGACCCGACGGGTGAGGGCGCGCGGACCGTGAGCGCGCTGCCCGTGCCACCGCTGGTGCTGCTCCCCCTGTTCGAGAACGCGCTCACGCACGGAGGCGCGGGCGCCCCCCTCCGCCTCAGCGTCACGGCGGCTGACGGCACGCTGCGCGTGCGGCTGTGGAACGCCGGCGCTTTCGCGGGCATGCGCGCGGGCGGGACGGGCATCGAGACCGTGGAGCGCCGCCTCGCGCTCGCGTACGGGTCGCGCGCGTCACTGCAGGTGATGCCCGAGGCGTGGGAGGGAGTCGCCGGCACGGCCACCGTCGTGACGCTGCCCCTCGCGAAAACCACACCGCGTGTGGCGCAGGGGGCGACGGCATGA